AACCTGGCGCCGGGAGGCCTGGGAGGCGGATTCCATCTGGCGGGGGAAGGGCTGATCCTTCTCTGTTCCTTTGCCTATGGGACCAGTTCCGTGACGATGAAACTGATCTCTGACCGGGAGAGCCCGGCCGCCATCACGGCGTATCAGCTTCTGTTCGGCGGGGCGTTGTTGATCCTGATCGGGGTCCTTGCCGGCGGGCAGGTGGGACATTTCACCCCGTCTTCTACCTTGCTTCTGATCTATCTGGCGCATCTGTCTACCATCGCGTTTACGCTGTGGGCAGAGCTTTTGAAATATAATCCGGTGGGGAAGGTAACGGTCTTTGGATTCAGTATCCCGGTGTTTGGGGTGGCGCTTTCCGCCCTGCTCCTTGGGGAAGACATTTTCCGGCTTCAGAATCTGGCGGCCCTGGCGCTGGTGAGCCTGGGGATCGTGGTGGCCAACCTGCAGACCGGCAAGCCGGCGGAAGCCTTGCAAAATGAGGCAGGATAACGTACAATAGGAACAATTGAGAGAAGAAGCGTGGCAGGAGGCAGAATACCCATGAAAATGGTTCAGGCGAAACAGCTGGTATTTGAATATGAGAAGCGGGATGAAGACGGCAATGTGATCGGAAGCTCCCGCGCCATCGACCAGGTGGATCTGGATGTGAAGGAAGGGCAGTTTATCGCCATCCTGGGACACAACGGATCCGGGAAGTCTACCCTGGCCAAGCATATCAACGCCATCCTGGTCCCTACAGAAGGGACGGTCTGGGTGGACGGCAGGGACACCAAGGATCCGGAGGAACTCTGGAATGTGCGTCAGAGCGCGGGCATGGTGTTTCAGAATCCGGACAACCAGATCATCGGTACGGTGGTGGAAGAGGACGTGGGCTTTGGCCCGGAGAACCTGGGAGTGCCCACCGATGAGATCTGGCAGCGGGTGGAGGAAAGCCTGAAGGCGGTGGGAATGCTCTCCTACCGGTATGCCTCTCCCAACAAGCTGTCCGGGGGGCAGAAGCAGCGGGTGGCCATCGCGGGAGTGGTTGCCATGGAGCCCAAGTGCATCGTGCTGGATGAGCCTACCGCTATGCTGGACCCCATGGGGCGCAAAGAGGTGCTGAAAACGGTGCAGAAGCTGCGGAAGCAGAAGCAGGTGACGGTGATCCTGATCACCCACTACATGGAAGAGGTGGTGGACGCGGACAAGATCTATGTGATGGATCACGGCCATGTTGTAATGGAAGGGACGCCCCGGGAGATCTTCTCCCGGGTGGAGGAGCTGAAAAGCTACCGGCTGGACGTGCCCCAGGTGACCATCCTGGCGGATGAATTAAGGAAACGTGGACTGGACATCCCGGCGGGGATCCTGAAGAAGGAAGAATTGGTGGAAGCGTTATGTCGATTAAGATAGAGCATTTGAACTATATATACAGCCCGGGGACGGCCTACGAGCGGCAGGCGCTCAAAGACATCTGCCTGGAGATCCCCCATGGGGAATTTGTGGGGATCATCGGCCATACCGGATCCGGGAAATCCACGCTGATCCAGCACCTGAACGGACTTGTGCGGGCCACCAGCGGGAAGATCTATTACAACGGGGAAGACATTTACCAGGAAGGGTATGACATGCTGGCCCTGCGAAGCCAGGTGGGGCTGGTCTTTCAGTACCCGGAGCATCAGCTCTTCGAGGTGGATGTGATGACGGATGTGTGTTTTGGCCCCAGGAATCTGGGTCTTGATCCCAAAGAGTGTGAGGAGCGGGCGCTGGAGGCGCTTCGGCTGGTAGGGCTGAAGGAGAAGTATTACAAGTCTTCGCCCTTTGAACTGTCCGGGGGACAGAAGCGGCGGGCGGCCATCGCGGGCGTGCTGGCCATGCATCCCAAAGTGCTGGTGCTGGATGAGCCCACGGCAGGGCTGGATCCCAAGGGGCGGGACGATATCCTGGAGCAGATCGCCTACCTTCACCGGCAGACGGATATGACGGTGATCCTGGTATCTCACAGTATGGAGGATATCGCCAGATACGCGGACCGGATCATTGTGATGAACCAGGGAGAGGTGCTCTACAACGATACGCCCAGGAAGGTGTTCGCCCACTATCAGGAACTGGAGCAGGTGGGGCTTGCGGCCCCCCAGGTAACCTATATCATGCATGATCTTAAAGAGCAGGGCTTCCCGGTGAGCGTGGATGTGACCACGGTGGAGGAAGCGGCTCAGGAGATCATGAAGGCAATGGAGAAGGAAGCATGATTCGAGATATTACCATCGGACAATATTATCCGGCAAAAAGTATCCTCCACCGGCTGGACCCGCGGGTGAAGATCGTCTGCACCCTTCTGTACCTGATCTCCCTGTTTTTGTTCCGGAATCTTGCAGGGTATCTGGTGGCCACCGTTTTCCTGGTGGGGATCATCCGTATGTCCAAAGTGCCTTTCTCCTATATTGTGAAGGGATTGAAGCCCATTGTGTTGCTGCTTCTGATCACCGTCCTTTTCAACCTGTTTCTCACCAGAAGCGGGGAGGTGCTCTGGCAGTGGTGGATCTTCACCATTACGGCAGGCGGGCTGAACACGGCGGTGTATATGGGGATCCGGCTGATCTACCTGATCATCGGGTCGTCCCTTATGACCTTCACCACTACGCCAAACGCGCTGACCGACGGCATTGAGGAACTTTTGGACCCTCTGAAGAAGATTCATGTGCCGGTCCATGAAGTGGCCATGATGATGTCCATCGCCCTGAGGTTCATTCCCATCCTTCTGGAAGTGACAGATAAGATCATGAAGGCCCAGATCGCCCGGGGGGCAGATCTGGAGAGCGGGAACATCATCCAGCGGGCCAAGAGCATGATCCCGATCCTGGTGCCCCTCTTTGTGTCCGCCTTCCGACGGGCCAACGACCTGGCCATGGCCATGGAGTCCCGGTGTTACCGGGGCGGAGAAGGGCGGACCAAGATGAAGCCCCTGCAGTATCATAAGAGAGACTATATTGCGTATATTGTCGTAATTATTTATGTAATAGCAGTGTTCGTGATCGGAAGGTACATTTCACTGCATGTCTGGGTGTTCTAATTGTAGCTGAAATTAATTGGGGACGTGGTATTTTTAAAAATACCACGTCCCCAATGGAGGTTTTATGAAAAGAGTCAGAATTGTTGTCGCTTATGACGGGACGAATTATTGTGGCTGGCAGATCCAGCCTAACGGGATCACTATCGAGGAGGTTCTGAACAGGGTGCTGTGCGATCTTACGGGGGAGGAAATCCGGGTGATCGGCGCCAGCCGCACGGACTCGGGGGTCCATGCCCTGGGGAATGTGGCGGTGTTTGATACTCAGTCCAGGATCCCGCCGGAGCGGATGGCCTATGCCATGAACCAGCGGCTTCCGGAGGATATTGTGGTGGTCCGCTCGGAGGAGGTCCCGTTAGACTGGCACCCCAGATACCAGCCGCGGATCCGGAAGACTTATGAATATCATATCTATCACAGCCAGACGCCCAATCCGCTGCGTCGCCGGTATTCTACCTTTGTGTCCTTCCCCCTGGATGTGGAGAAGATGAGAGAAGGCGCCGCCTTCCTTTTGGGCACCCATGATTTCGCCAGTTTCTGCAGCATCCACACCAATGTGGAGGACACGGTGCGCACGGTGGAGGAACTGGAGATCACAGAGAATGGGCCGGAGATCACTCTGCGGATCGCAGGGAGCGGATTCTTATACAATATGGTGCGGATCATCGCGGGCACGCTGATTCGTGTGGGCAGGGGCTTCTACACCCCGGAGCGGGTCCGGGAGATCCTGGAAGCCCGGGAGCGCACGGAAGCCGGAGTGACCGCCCCGCCGGAAGGCCTTGTTTTAGTGGAGGTGTGTTATGGAGAATCAGATTTACTTTGACAACGGAAGTACGTCCTGGCCGAAAGCGCCGGGAGTGGCGGAGGCAGTAGGCGGGCTCCTCACCCGGGGCGCTTTCAACATCAACCGGGGCAACTATGAGGGAGCCTACGAAGTGGAGGGCATGGTGCTGGAGACCCGGGAGCAGCTGGCCCGGCTCTTTGGCGCGTCTTCTTCCAGAAATGTGATCTTCACGCCCAGCGTCACCTACTCCCTCAATTATTTCATCAAAGGCTTCCTTAAACCCGGGGACCATGTGATCGTCACCGGTATCGAGCACAATGCGGTGATGCGCCCCCTCTGGCAAATGAAGAAGCAGGGGGTAGATTTTGACGTGGCGGCCACCGACCGGGAGGGGACTGTAAGCCTGGAGAGCCTGGAGGGGCTGATCCGGGAAAATACCAAAGCAGTGATCGCCTCCCATGCTTCCAACGTCTGCGGGACGGTGACGCCCATCCAGGAAATTGGGGAGATCTGCCGCAGACACCATATTTTCTTCGCAGTGGACAGTGCCCAGAGCGCGGGAACTCTGGATATCCGTATGAAGGACTGGGGTATTGACCTTCTGGCCTTTACCGGCCACAAAGGCCTTCTGGGCCCCCAGGGGATCGGCGGGTTCCTCCTGTCGGAAGCCCTGGATCAGGAAATGGAGCCGCTGATCGCCGGTGGTACCGGAAGCCAGTCGGATTCTTATGAGATGCCCCGGACGCTGCCGGATAAATATGAGAGCGGGACCATGAATCTTCCGGGGATCGCCGGGCTTCACGCAGCCCTTTCCTATCTGGAAGAGACTGGGATCCAGACGATCTGCCAGAAGAAAATGGAACTGACCGGATATTTCCTGGATCAGGCGCGGGAGATCCCGGGAGTCCGGATCGTGGGAAAACAAGGGATCCGCGACCGGGTTGCGGTGGTGTCACTGGATTTCCAGGGACTGGACAATGCCCAGGCGGCCTTCGCTCTGGAGCAGGAGCGGGGAGTGATGACCCGGGTGGGACTTCACTGTGCGCCGCTGGCCCACCGGACGTTGGAAACCTACCCTCAGGGGACGGTGCGCTTTGCTTTTAGCGGGGCAAATACCAGAGAAGAGATCGATTGCTGCATGGCTGGGATCCGAGAATTATTTTCAGTATAGAATCTGTCAATAAACAGCGAAATATATCAGAAAAATCAATGGGGCGCCGACCGGGATTCCATTGTTTTGCCCCGGGAAACATGGTACGGTAAATCTAGTTTATAGATTACGCAAGAGCAAGGAGGAACGTAAGAAATGGCTGATTACCGTAAAATGTGGGAAGAACTTGGAATGGACCTGGAGACTCATGACCAGCTGTGCGCCGTGCTGCCCCAGGCATTCGGGGACGTCTATCTGTCTCAGGAGAACCGCCCGGAGAGTATGGATTACTATAACATGGTGGTTGCGGATATCCACGGTATCCGCCCGGCGGAGCTGATCGAGCACCAGAAGAAGGGCGGAAAGGTATTCGGAACCTTCTGTGTCTATGTGCCGGATGAGATCGTGTTCGCGGCAGGCGGCATCGCCACCGGGCTGTGCGGCGGTTCCCAGTTCTGGGTGCCCGGCGGGGAGAAGGTGCTTCCCACCAATACCTGCCCGCTGATCAAGGCTTCCGTGGGAGCAAGACTGGACCGTACCTGTCCATTCTTCCGGATCGCGGATATCTACGTAGGAGAGACCACCTGCGACGGCAAGAAGAAAGCCTGGGAGATCCTGGCGGAAGATGTGCCGGTCTATGTGATGGACCTGCCGCAGATGAAGCGGGCCAAAGATATTCAGGCCTGGGCGGAGGAGATCGCGGCCTTCAAGGACAAGGTAGAAGAGGTTACCGGAAATAAAGTGACTGCCGAGTCTCTGGCAGAGAGTATCCGTCTGATCAACGGCAAGAGAAAAGCCCTGG
This window of the Massilistercora timonensis genome carries:
- the truA gene encoding tRNA pseudouridine(38-40) synthase TruA — encoded protein: MKRVRIVVAYDGTNYCGWQIQPNGITIEEVLNRVLCDLTGEEIRVIGASRTDSGVHALGNVAVFDTQSRIPPERMAYAMNQRLPEDIVVVRSEEVPLDWHPRYQPRIRKTYEYHIYHSQTPNPLRRRYSTFVSFPLDVEKMREGAAFLLGTHDFASFCSIHTNVEDTVRTVEELEITENGPEITLRIAGSGFLYNMVRIIAGTLIRVGRGFYTPERVREILEARERTEAGVTAPPEGLVLVEVCYGESDLL
- a CDS encoding energy-coupling factor transporter transmembrane component T, with the protein product MIRDITIGQYYPAKSILHRLDPRVKIVCTLLYLISLFLFRNLAGYLVATVFLVGIIRMSKVPFSYIVKGLKPIVLLLLITVLFNLFLTRSGEVLWQWWIFTITAGGLNTAVYMGIRLIYLIIGSSLMTFTTTPNALTDGIEELLDPLKKIHVPVHEVAMMMSIALRFIPILLEVTDKIMKAQIARGADLESGNIIQRAKSMIPILVPLFVSAFRRANDLAMAMESRCYRGGEGRTKMKPLQYHKRDYIAYIVVIIYVIAVFVIGRYISLHVWVF
- a CDS encoding energy-coupling factor transporter ATPase, whose product is MSIKIEHLNYIYSPGTAYERQALKDICLEIPHGEFVGIIGHTGSGKSTLIQHLNGLVRATSGKIYYNGEDIYQEGYDMLALRSQVGLVFQYPEHQLFEVDVMTDVCFGPRNLGLDPKECEERALEALRLVGLKEKYYKSSPFELSGGQKRRAAIAGVLAMHPKVLVLDEPTAGLDPKGRDDILEQIAYLHRQTDMTVILVSHSMEDIARYADRIIVMNQGEVLYNDTPRKVFAHYQELEQVGLAAPQVTYIMHDLKEQGFPVSVDVTTVEEAAQEIMKAMEKEA
- a CDS encoding double-cubane-cluster-containing anaerobic reductase — protein: MADYRKMWEELGMDLETHDQLCAVLPQAFGDVYLSQENRPESMDYYNMVVADIHGIRPAELIEHQKKGGKVFGTFCVYVPDEIVFAAGGIATGLCGGSQFWVPGGEKVLPTNTCPLIKASVGARLDRTCPFFRIADIYVGETTCDGKKKAWEILAEDVPVYVMDLPQMKRAKDIQAWAEEIAAFKDKVEEVTGNKVTAESLAESIRLINGKRKALERLYETRKNDKLPISGRDVLLISQIAFYDDPGRFTQMTNKLCDELEQRIADGVSVFPEGTKRIMLTGTPMAIPNWKIHNIVETSGGAVVCEEMCTGTRYFEKQVDESGQTIDEEIQALANRYMNINCACFTPNTGRIDDILRLAKEYKVDGIIDINLKFCNLYDTEGYLVEKAMNEAGIPVLGIETDYTDSDAQQLRTRISAFIEMLNN
- a CDS encoding aminotransferase class V-fold PLP-dependent enzyme, which produces MENQIYFDNGSTSWPKAPGVAEAVGGLLTRGAFNINRGNYEGAYEVEGMVLETREQLARLFGASSSRNVIFTPSVTYSLNYFIKGFLKPGDHVIVTGIEHNAVMRPLWQMKKQGVDFDVAATDREGTVSLESLEGLIRENTKAVIASHASNVCGTVTPIQEIGEICRRHHIFFAVDSAQSAGTLDIRMKDWGIDLLAFTGHKGLLGPQGIGGFLLSEALDQEMEPLIAGGTGSQSDSYEMPRTLPDKYESGTMNLPGIAGLHAALSYLEETGIQTICQKKMELTGYFLDQAREIPGVRIVGKQGIRDRVAVVSLDFQGLDNAQAAFALEQERGVMTRVGLHCAPLAHRTLETYPQGTVRFAFSGANTREEIDCCMAGIRELFSV
- a CDS encoding energy-coupling factor transporter ATPase, with translation MKMVQAKQLVFEYEKRDEDGNVIGSSRAIDQVDLDVKEGQFIAILGHNGSGKSTLAKHINAILVPTEGTVWVDGRDTKDPEELWNVRQSAGMVFQNPDNQIIGTVVEEDVGFGPENLGVPTDEIWQRVEESLKAVGMLSYRYASPNKLSGGQKQRVAIAGVVAMEPKCIVLDEPTAMLDPMGRKEVLKTVQKLRKQKQVTVILITHYMEEVVDADKIYVMDHGHVVMEGTPREIFSRVEELKSYRLDVPQVTILADELRKRGLDIPAGILKKEELVEALCRLR
- a CDS encoding DMT family transporter, yielding MERFYQNTAARVFLALVCCALWGSAFPCVKIGYEMFQVEGAGSQILFAGYRFFLAGVLTFILACVLERRLVVIRRSSLPYVFGQGILQTTVQYVCFYIGLSHTTGAKGSVINASNAFFAILVAHFLMKSEKITWQKAVGCVIGFAGVIVINLAPGGLGGGFHLAGEGLILLCSFAYGTSSVTMKLISDRESPAAITAYQLLFGGALLILIGVLAGGQVGHFTPSSTLLLIYLAHLSTIAFTLWAELLKYNPVGKVTVFGFSIPVFGVALSALLLGEDIFRLQNLAALALVSLGIVVANLQTGKPAEALQNEAG